Proteins co-encoded in one Chitinophagales bacterium genomic window:
- a CDS encoding ATP-binding protein, with product MYYQRTPLSLWLKEGEGPNLDFKVSITSRPKIARSIVAFANSRGGKIIVGVEDNKRVVGADIGGEEYELEKAAALFCQPAIELEFEEYETSTQKMLLIAHVPESKEKPHYCIDRKGRKKIYVRIADECVVPTTMIAEMLKSGYMNKLERNHYYTIFKNELVSYLKKNKRISVSEYMKLKNCSERNAKRTLLDLLFEGVLQINGKEEFLLK from the coding sequence ATGTACTATCAAAGAACTCCCCTTAGCCTTTGGCTCAAAGAAGGCGAAGGACCTAATTTAGATTTTAAGGTAAGCATTACCTCTCGTCCGAAAATTGCACGTTCTATTGTGGCTTTTGCCAACAGTAGAGGCGGCAAAATCATTGTCGGCGTGGAGGACAACAAACGAGTAGTCGGAGCAGACATTGGTGGGGAAGAATACGAACTGGAAAAGGCGGCAGCATTGTTTTGTCAACCTGCGATTGAACTCGAATTTGAAGAGTATGAAACCAGTACACAGAAAATGCTTTTGATAGCACACGTTCCCGAAAGCAAAGAAAAGCCTCACTATTGCATTGACCGAAAAGGGCGAAAAAAAATATATGTTCGCATTGCAGATGAATGTGTTGTGCCTACTACAATGATTGCAGAAATGCTGAAAAGTGGCTATATGAACAAATTAGAGCGCAATCATTATTACACCATTTTCAAAAACGAATTGGTCAGTTATCTGAAAAAAAATAAGCGCATTTCTGTTTCTGAGTATATGAAACTCAAGAATTGTTCCGAGCGCAATGCCAAGCGAACTTTGTTGGATTTGTTATTTGAAGGAGTGCTTCAAATAAATGGAAAAGAGGAATTTTTGTTGAAGTAA
- a CDS encoding tetratricopeptide repeat protein: MNRLSQIKTFLKENPNDPFLQFALALEYIKLKDQGQSLQVFTQLAIDHPQYVGTYYHLGKLQEELKQYDEALETYQKGMKIALEEKDRHAHQELQGAFNMLRDELEDW, encoded by the coding sequence ATGAATCGACTGTCACAAATCAAAACATTTTTGAAAGAGAATCCCAATGACCCTTTTCTGCAATTCGCTCTGGCATTGGAATACATCAAACTAAAAGACCAAGGTCAGTCATTGCAGGTTTTTACACAACTGGCCATAGATCATCCGCAATATGTTGGAACTTATTACCACTTAGGGAAGTTACAAGAGGAGTTAAAACAATATGATGAGGCGTTGGAAACTTATCAAAAGGGCATGAAGATAGCTCTTGAAGAAAAAGATAGACATGCTCACCAGGAATTGCAGGGTGCATTCAACATGCTTAGAGATGAATTGGAGGATTGGTAA
- a CDS encoding electron transfer flavoprotein subunit beta/FixA family protein has translation MNILVCICKTPDTTAKITFTDNNTKFDTTNVQWIMNPTDEWYALVRGIELQKQFGGKVTVVNVGLSDNEQIIRKALAIGADDAVRIDADPNDAYFVASQIADYAQTESFDIILTGKESIDYNGFNVGGMLAEMLDMPYISLATKLEVEGTTATVDREIEGGIEKVQVDLPFVLSGQKDLAEQLIPNMRGIMMARRKPLKVIPAIEVETLSSIKEYELPPARSKVKLIDPDNAAELVRLLHEEAKVI, from the coding sequence ATGAATATTCTCGTTTGTATCTGTAAAACGCCAGATACTACTGCAAAGATTACTTTTACCGACAATAATACAAAATTTGATACAACTAACGTTCAGTGGATCATGAATCCTACAGATGAGTGGTATGCGTTGGTTCGTGGGATTGAGTTGCAAAAACAATTTGGCGGCAAAGTGACGGTAGTAAATGTAGGTCTAAGTGACAATGAACAAATCATTAGAAAAGCTTTAGCAATTGGAGCAGATGATGCCGTTCGCATTGACGCAGACCCTAATGATGCTTATTTTGTAGCCAGCCAAATTGCGGATTATGCTCAAACCGAAAGTTTTGACATCATCCTTACAGGCAAAGAATCCATTGACTACAATGGTTTCAATGTTGGCGGAATGTTGGCAGAAATGTTGGATATGCCTTATATTTCTTTGGCAACCAAACTTGAAGTTGAAGGTACTACTGCAACGGTGGATAGAGAGATTGAAGGAGGTATCGAAAAAGTACAGGTAGATTTACCATTCGTCTTAAGCGGACAAAAAGATTTGGCAGAGCAGTTGATTCCCAATATGCGTGGAATCATGATGGCTCGCCGCAAACCTCTCAAAGTGATTCCTGCTATCGAAGTGGAAACACTTAGCAGCATCAAAGAATATGAACTCCCTCCTGCACGTTCTAAGGTGAAGTTGATAGATCCTGACAACGCTGCTGAATTGGTGCGATTGCTTCACGAAGAAGCGAAAGTTATTTAA
- a CDS encoding electron transfer flavoprotein subunit alpha/FixB family protein, with protein sequence MSVLVYIDQSNEGKLKKAAFEAVCYAAKTAELMGGQEVIAIAIGAADTAELEKLGAYGADKVWKVNNAAFHNFDSGAYAKIVSEAAEASGAETVVISYNSTGKALAPRVAVRLKAGFVAGAIDVPSINGDFTVRKSVFSGKAFAEYSLHSSKKVIAVNPNAYTVTKGEGTAPVEDFATSVGADAVKVKVLEVSKASDTIPLPEADLVVSAGRGLKGPENWGMIEELAQLLGAATACSRPVADVDWRPHHEHVGQTGLTIRPTLYIAVGISGAIQHLAGVNNSKVIVVINTDPEAPFFKAADYGIVGDAFEVVPKIIEAVKELKSK encoded by the coding sequence ATGTCTGTTTTAGTATATATAGATCAATCCAATGAAGGTAAATTGAAAAAAGCGGCTTTTGAAGCAGTTTGCTATGCTGCAAAAACTGCCGAATTGATGGGGGGGCAAGAAGTAATCGCAATTGCGATTGGCGCAGCCGATACAGCCGAATTGGAGAAATTAGGTGCTTATGGTGCGGATAAGGTATGGAAGGTAAACAATGCCGCTTTCCACAATTTTGATTCGGGTGCTTATGCCAAAATCGTTTCAGAGGCAGCAGAAGCATCTGGTGCAGAAACAGTTGTCATTTCTTATAATAGCACAGGTAAAGCCTTAGCTCCTCGTGTAGCGGTTCGATTGAAGGCTGGTTTTGTAGCGGGAGCTATTGACGTGCCAAGCATCAACGGTGATTTTACGGTTCGCAAATCCGTTTTTTCTGGAAAGGCTTTTGCAGAATATAGCCTTCACAGCAGCAAGAAAGTGATTGCAGTTAATCCAAATGCCTATACCGTAACGAAAGGGGAAGGCACTGCTCCTGTTGAAGATTTTGCGACAAGTGTGGGGGCTGATGCAGTGAAAGTGAAAGTATTGGAGGTCAGCAAAGCATCGGACACCATTCCATTGCCCGAAGCAGATTTGGTGGTGTCGGCAGGTAGAGGTCTAAAAGGCCCTGAAAACTGGGGAATGATTGAGGAATTGGCACAACTATTGGGTGCTGCTACTGCTTGTTCTCGTCCAGTAGCTGATGTAGATTGGCGGCCTCACCACGAACACGTTGGGCAAACAGGCTTGACCATTCGTCCAACCTTGTATATTGCTGTTGGAATTTCTGGTGCTATTCAGCATTTGGCAGGTGTGAACAATAGCAAAGTGATAGTCGTTATCAACACAGACCCAGAAGCTCCTTTCTTCAAGGCTGCTGATTACGGGATTGTTGGGGATGCTTTTGAAGTAGTTCCCAAAATCATTGAAGCAGTAAAGGAATTGAAGAGTAAGTAG
- a CDS encoding bifunctional nuclease family protein encodes MRKIELEIVVLSHNISQSQSYAVVLGEKEGLRRLPIVIGAYEAQAIAVVLNDLMPARPLTHDLMKNLCIEFDIELREVIISDLKDGIFYATLLCQMGENILEIDSRTSDALALAVRYGCPIYTYEFILEQAGIILEESVKEQKRGKEVSSGNDLKRHTIDKLNNLLDEAIAKEDYEKAAQLRDEINKRS; translated from the coding sequence ATGAGAAAAATCGAATTAGAAATAGTTGTTCTTTCGCACAATATCAGTCAATCCCAGTCTTATGCTGTTGTGTTGGGGGAAAAGGAGGGCTTGCGAAGGTTGCCCATAGTCATTGGAGCTTATGAAGCTCAGGCAATTGCAGTTGTCTTGAACGATCTGATGCCCGCCCGTCCGCTTACCCACGACTTGATGAAAAACCTGTGCATTGAATTTGATATTGAACTGCGAGAGGTGATTATTAGTGACCTAAAAGACGGTATTTTTTATGCTACTTTGTTGTGTCAAATGGGTGAGAATATTCTCGAAATTGACTCTCGGACTTCCGATGCTTTGGCTTTGGCGGTGCGCTATGGCTGTCCGATTTATACTTACGAATTCATTTTAGAACAAGCAGGTATTATTTTAGAAGAAAGTGTGAAGGAACAAAAGCGAGGAAAAGAGGTATCGAGTGGCAATGACTTGAAGCGACATACTATTGATAAACTGAACAATCTGCTTGATGAAGCGATTGCGAAGGAAGACTATGAAAAGGCTGCTCAACTGCGAGACGAAATCAATAAACGCTCATAG